The genomic interval catttctcagtacTTGGGTCTCTGCCAGTTGCATGTTGCTTTCGGGGTCAGTCCTACCTCTCATGTTACTTCTATTCTTTCGACCCATTTCTTTGATAACTTTAGAAGATTAAATGAATTACTTTCACTACCTGTTCTGCAGAGTCCTACCTATGGTTGTGTACTGTGCTGTTCATTAGGTAAAGGAAATTGAATCCCTAACACAGTTACTCTAACACAGCATGGGGATTAATCTTCCCTCGCACTTAGGTACTGGGACATTCACTAAGTCTAACAAACTTAACGAGATGGTCAGTGTAACTGACGGCGAGAGAGGAACTTATTTATGTTTGCCTGTGAGGTATTGACTTTCTTACTCTTGGAGGTCATTTGAATGTCTTTTAAGAATTACTGAAATGTTTATTGATTTCAGGGTTTAATTATTATGCCTACTCCACATCTGCTCCTTCGGTCTCTTTTCTGGTAACAGATAACAGACTGTGTAGTTTCTACTAAAAGTTAACTCAGCTCTGTTAATAAATTAATGTATAAAGATAGCACACATTAAGAGAGAGACAAGAATACAAATATTGAGGAAGATGGGGATTTATTTAGTGTGGAAGGAAAGCACTAGGACTGCCAGTGAAGCCGCCTTTCCAGGTACGTGGATGGCTTATGGGGGCTGAGTATGGGACTGTTCCAATAGCAAAGCCCGATTTCCACTTTGGGGCTCTGAGGTGTGTTGATACAAACAGGTTTCAAGGCACAGAGTAGTGCCAGCCCTGCAGAATGATGACAGACCAAGTGATCCAAGTGATCTTAGCACTGAGGCAGCATTGACTCCCTCCTAGAAGCCACAGGAATGGGACAGAATGGTGTGGGATGGCTGCACCATAGCCATGTGGCTGCAGGCATCTCTGTCAATGACTGGGTCTCCAACACACCAGAGAGATCACCAAGATGCCACAGCTGGCAGCAATGCAGGCCAGGGACCACTTCCTCCTGCAGTCCTGGCCCAAGCCACGAGCAGAGAAAGCAGTATGGCCGCAGTCCTTCCAGCTCTTCGAGGTGCCTGGATAGTGATCCAGGCCTGAAGAGCCCTTGCATGCAAAATCCTGCAGCCATCCTGTTGTAGGGCTGGCTGAAAACCGCATGAGGAATGATTTCTAAATCTGCTGCAGagaattttcaaggaaatcccttcttcctttgtatCTCAACTAACAACACTTCAAACGCTTCCTTGATGTTAAAAGGCCCCTGAGGAAATAAGCTGCTAGCTGCATGTTTACTTTACCTTGGCTCAGCACAGAAGGACAGTTTGTGTGCAAAATTGGAAATCACACTGCTAAGACAAAGCAAGCAGACAGGCTAGAAATGTTTGGCACAATGCCATTATTATATCTGTTATGTAAAAGCTAGAGTTAGAAGAGGGGAAGcgtaaaggaaaaacaagtcaCAAGGCTGGCAGCTGCAAATTAGTGTCTTAATGCCTCTTACAGGTCAGAAACGTTTTGCTCTGTGCCTTTCTTTGATAAGTAAAATACATATGCTTTTACTGTATGTTCTAATGAGAAGAGGTGACTCGTGCTTATGTGTGGTTATGAATTAAAGGGGTCATTATGTCAGCTAGTCCATAAACAAGATAAGTTATCTGTTGGAGTGGAGGCTGAAACATTTCCCATCCCCCCCCGTTTATCTTTTGGTCATTTAAGATAGCCTTACCACACAGGCATTTTAAAGGGATAATTTGAAAATCATCCAAGATTCAATTACCTCTAGGTGGGCGGatgtatttgcatttaaaagggATTTTAAATGGAGAAGCAATTAAATTAcagtatatatgtatttaaaagagACCTCTTTCTACAtatcttcattgctttttctctcagtctCACTAAATGCTTGTGATTTCAAGTCTAGTCCCTTGCTTTTCACAGATGAAAAGGCAAGGCAAATAATAGGTGCTTCTGTCTGTTAAAGAGAGCTTACATGTGTATGTGTACATGTTTGTGTATTTGGATGTATGCAGTTTCAAATAAATAGAAGCGTCATTATCATATCGTTCAAAGCATATTCTCCTTGGTCACCTACTGATTTAAACACTGTGACTGGTGCTCAGTTTATGCTGGCTGGCTGCCAAGCAAAAGCAATTATGTGCAATAACAGCAAAATTAAGAGGTGAATGTTGCCGTTTTACAGCAGGACATGGCAAAAACCATTTCCTTCTGTCAGCTCTGTCTTGGTTGCGCACAAAGTCAGGCATGCACACTCTCATACACATATACGTACGCACACATATTTgcacgcaggctcttgttcttttttgtttgctctcttTCCAGTGGGTTTCACCTCGAGGTCACTGAAACTAGGAAAGAGGAAGCGTATAGACCACAgtgtttgaaagcaaacaagaaaaaaactctgactttgtggagaaggaaaaatatcggaagaaaaacaaaacaaaacaaaaaaatcctactCCAGTTGTTGTGATGTTGGCTGTGAtaatactttgtttttctcccactgGCAGGTGTCCTGGTGGTAAACGTTACGTGGAGGAACAAGACTTACGTGGGAACGCTGCTGGACTGCACAAAGCATGACTGGGCCCCTCCCAGGTAGGCAATTGTTctaattgtgttttttctctgctgaatgtGTTTTCACTCCCACTTTCCGTCGAGAGACTGTATAGAGATAATAAAAACCAAATGGTTATAATTGAGAACATGCAGCCATGAAATGAGTAATTCTCTCTTCTCCACTGAAAACTGGGGGCCTGCAGGTGGgatgttttatttgcttttgttttgtgtttttgagaGGGAGTAGGAGATGCATGGGATTCAAGCAAAGggagataaatatatatatatttccatagGTTTGGAAGAATTTTCTCTCCATTGTAATTAGGTAGTCTCATTTTTTGCcattattgtcttttttttcttaatctcgTTCTTTTTGAGACTCCAACACTATTATTTGGAAAGACATCTGTGCTTTAATACACATGAAAGTCATGAAAGTTCTGTTATGGGAAGCAGTGTTATTTTGACATATCTCTTCAGTTCACAGCTCCTTCTGATGACATCTGCTCTTGTTTACATTTAGGTTTTGTGAATCTCCAACGAGTGACCTGGAAATGCGAGGAGGAAGGGGTAGGGGGAAGCGGGCAAGGTCTGCTGCAACTGTGGCTATACCTGGAAATGATACAAGTTTCACTGAGTCTAGGGGACTTCAGAGTAAGAATCGAGGTGGTGCTaatggaaagggaaggaggggtAGCCTTAACTCAAGTGGACGCAGGACACCCCCAAATTGCTCTGTGGATGAAGTCAAAGCCAGCCCCTCATcaacaaacaagagaaaaactaAGCCTCCTATGGAGCTAGACTTAAACTCCAGTTCAGAGGACAGTAAGTGTGGAAAACGTGTTCGTACTAACTCCAGGAGCACTCCAACCACCCCACAGGGGAAACCAGAGGCTACTTTTTTGGACCAAGGCTGCTCTTCTCCAGTGCTGATTGACTGTCCTCACCCCAACTGCAACAAAAAGTACAAGCACATTAATGGACTACGATACCATCAGGCTCATGCACATTTAGacccagaaaacaaactggAGTTTGAGCCTGACAGCGAGGATAAAATTTCGGACTGTGAGGAACCATTGAGTAATGCGGCACTTGAATGCAGTGAAGCAAGCACAAATTTGCCAGGCTTTGATCCACTAAAAGCACCAACATCTCCTTCCTCTGTTACTACCCCAGGGACCCCCAAGGGAAAAAGGGAACCGACCAGCAATGGCACCAGTTCAGTTATCAGTTCCAAAACTGGCAAGAATTCAGGCAAAAAGAAGGGTCTGAACAGTGAACTGAACAGCCTTCCAGTAATTTCTAACATGTCAGCCACACTGGATAATTGCTCTGTAACAGATGGCAATTTGCAAACTGAAATGCCAAAACTGGAGGCCGAAGGGTTAATAGACAAGAAGAGTTTGAGTGATAAAGGCAAGAAAGCTAATAACTGCAAAGTGgataaaaacatttccaaactgaaaacagCCCGGCCCATTGCCCCAACGCCAGCACCGGCTCCTCCCCAGTTAATAGCTATACCTTCTACAGCCTTTACAACCAGCACTACAGGGACAATACCAGGACTGCCCTCTCTAACAACTACTGTTGTTCAGGCTACACCAAAGAGCCCTCCGCTAAAACCTATTCAACCAAAGCCCACAATTATGGGAGAGCCAAGCACTGTAAACCCAGCTCTCACATCActcaaagacaaaaagagaagggagaagcgTAAGCTAAAggacaaagaaagcaaagagagtGGAAGCCCTAAAATGGATTCTAAGCTGGGAAAGCTAGAGGATTCAAAAGGGTCTGGGAAAGATTTATCTGGACATTTTTTAAAGGACCATCTCAATAAGAATGAAGTGTTAGCTAATGGACTTTCTGAGTCTCAAGAGAGCAGGATGGCAAGTATTAAGGCTGAAGCTGATAAGGTTTACACATTCACAGACAATGCGCCCAGCCCTTCTATAGGGAGTGCCTCCAGGATGGAATGCAGCACTTTGGTGAATGGACAATCTTCAATGGCGCCACTGCATGTGTTAACACAAAATGGTGCGGATAGCGCTGCTGCTAAAACCAACAGCCCTGCTTACTCTGATATTTCTGATGCAGCTGATGATGGTGGCTCTGACAGCCGGTCAGAGGGTGTGAGGTCAAAGGCCAGCTCTCCTTCAGATATCATTTCCAATAAGGACAGTGTTGTAAAAGTACATTCTTCAACCGCATCACAGTCGGCACAAGCGAAAGAGTCCCATTCTCCCTATTACCATGGCTACGATCCTTATTATTCTCCAAGTTACATGCAGTCTGGACAGGTCAGTGCCCCagcagctggaaactgcagtaCCCCACAGGGACTGAAGATCAAAAAAGAGGCAGATGAAGAGGctgaaaagaaggagaaggggGAACCGTCAGAAGCCAAGAAGAATGAAAGTGGTTCCTCTAATTTGCAGCCACAACATCAGTCAGTAATAACACAAAGACACCCTGCACTTGCTCAGTCACTTTATTATGGACAGTATGCCTATGGGCTCTATATGGACCAAAAGTCCTTAATGGCCTCTAACCCTGCTTACAGACAGcagtatgaaaaatattatgaGGACCAGCGGCTAGCAGAGCAGAAGTTGGTACAGACTGGGAGGGACTGTGAAAGGAAGAATGAACCTCCGTTGAAGGAAATTGGAAAGGAtgataagcagaaaaatattccGTCTGCAACTATTTCAAAGGCTCCTTCAACTCCGGAGTTGAGCAAAAATAACACTAAAATAGGGTCTTTGGTCCCTAGCAAAGGTGAGGAGACAAGCAAATCACAGATCCTTTCCAAtcaccagcagcagcttcagtcTGACAGTTTCAAAGccaaacaaatggaaaaccATCAGCTCAtaaaggaggctgtggagaTGAAATCTGTCATGGACTCCATGAAGCAAACGGGCGTAGATCCAACTACAAGATTTAAACAGGTGAGATCACAGGAAATGGAACAAGAATGTCTTGGTTTGTCCTTAAAATGTGTGGGATTTTATCCCTGATTTTGCCATGTTCTTCTACCTTTGCAGTCAAGCGAGCTCCACCATCCTTTTTTCATGCTGGATAGTACTGTGGTCTATGAATAGACCAATAGACCTTTCAGTTGAGCTgcttgaaaagagaaaaaaagatctagCAAGGTGGTGACAGGATCCAGACTTAAGACTTGAACAGACTATTTTAAATTACATgcatgaataaaaataattagattACTCTTTTAGATGTAAAAGCTAAGCAATTTGCTTAGTTCAGAAATGAGACATTTCAAGCAACATAAGCAGCTTCCATTGTGAGAGGACTTGAAGTAGATTTGAAACATGGTTTgaagtgtttccttttttttttttcttttttttttttgttaaatgacAGTTGGCATTTACAAAAGATGGGTGAGCTGGTTCTTTGAAGAGTTGGCTTGAAGCTCAGCTAGTTATCTTAACCCAAGGTGACCTTTTTGAAACAGTTTAGTTCCCCTTCTCTCCTCAACCAACCTCAAACCCCTACGGACCCACACAATGGATGAAATCCTTTCTCCATTGAAGTCAGTGATAGTTTTGctgttgacttcagtggaacCAGAATTTCATCCAGTGGCTCATGCTGACCTTCCTAGATGTCAAATTTCCTTCATTCCAGGCAATGTTACTGACTCTGTGTTCTGAACTGAAGCCTCAGCGCTTAACACTTTCATGTTCTGGGGTATGATACAACCCAAACTTCACCCTAGCAGTCTGTCTTTCAAGATGCAGTGGGGTCAGGTGAATGGGAGTTGGAGAGCTCTAAAGGAACTGGGATGGCACAGGCCTGAGAAGAAGAAGATTTCTGCTGATTCAAATGAATTTTTGAACCAGACAGTCCAAGCGTCTAATTCTGTGCTTATGTTTTCATTGCATGTGTATCTGTTAGAGCAGTGTTTGCACTTAGCTGTTCcatattttgcattaaaaaaaaaaaaaaaaaaaaaaagtcttgctaTTATTGTTCAGTACTGATGATTTAATGTAGTCTGGTAAATAAGTCACCTTTTTAATTCTACAAAGTGTCTATGAACTGTTTTATGTAATATATTaagcaaaaaatgcatttgtgatACCTTGTATGTGTACCCTAAGCCTTGTGTTGACACTGTGAATGTTTATCCATGTGTAATTTTACAAACTTAAAACAAGACTGCCAACCCAGAGAAGCCTGCTGAAGTGTCTGACCTGGACTGATTTATGAATGTTTGCAATATCTGATAGCATAATCATCTTTTCAGCTAGATTTGTTTTTCGCATTCATTGTTCCAGGTAATCTAAATGCTCTGACATATCGTTAGGCAGCTTTAATTTCGTGGTTCGCAGATATTTTTTGCTCTCTACTGGGAAGATATCTCCATGggctttaattaaaatgttttatgaacAGCATGGTCTCAGAACTTTGGTACAATGCATACGTATTTCATGATTAAAATAGTTAAAGGCATGAAGAAGGATATAAAATGAAGCAGTTGAATTAAATTTTGATAATAGCCTCTTAGTCTTTCATGGGAATATTGGTTTGTCTCTGAGCTCAAGGCACTCTGTAGCAAGCAAATCTCTATGTAATATGGATATGTTATTAAACTAGTTGTTAAAAGTGCTTTAAGTGAAATGTGAGGAATAtcaatattgattttttttcaacatacaAGTTTAgaacaaaattttcttctcctccatATTAGGATCCAGATACACGAACATGGCATCATTATGTCTATCAGCCTAAATACCTTGATCAGCAAAAATCAGAAGAACTTGATCGGGataaaaagttaaaagaagACAGCCCTAGAAAAACACCTAACAAGGAAAGTTCCCTGCCTAACCTTCCTGTCTCATTAGCAAGCATTAAAGAGGAGCCTAAAGAGGTCAAGCGTTCTGATTCTCAATCAGTGGATGAGAGCAAGATAAAAAATGATGATCGAAAGACTCCTGTAAATTGGAAGGACTCTCGAGGTGCTAGAGTAGCAGTTTCCTCACCAATGAGTCAGCATCAGTCATATATCCAGTACTTGCATGCTTATCCTTATCCACAGATGTATGATCCCAACCATCCAGCCTATCGAGCAGTCTCTCCTGTCCTAATGCACAGCTATCCTGGTATGTATTCTGAAATTTGCCTTGTGCACTCGTTAAGATTTGCACATTCAAAGTGTAGTGAAGCttgaattttattatttctgatagTAGCTAAAGTAAATCAGAAGCTTTGTGGGTGACGTTTGTATTGTTAGTGCTTCCACTTGGGAAAGTTCTATAGATCAAACAGATTTGAcacaaaatgttccttttttgaACTGTCACAGTTTCCAGCCAGAGTTTCCTCAATCCTTGACTGTCTGCTGTTGCTGTTAGACTGATGGATAGGTTATAGcctataaaaatattctaagcACTTACAGTCAAAACCATTATAGTTACTACTTCTTTCACTTAAAGAGGACCCATAAATGTATGAAATGGCTATCAGCTCAACCTTCTTTATAATCTCCATTCCATAATCAGCCATCAGGATAAagtagatattaaaaaaaaaaaaaagaaaaagaaaaaaaagaagaagagcaAAGCTTCTGTCTGATAGCCACTTGATCTGATCTTGATGTTACCCTCTCCCCTGGCATTCCCTTCTGCTACATCAGTGCAACCAAAATGTGAAAACAGCAACCTGATATTGTATTTCTCGTTTACCTGCAGGGGCATATCTCTCTCCAGGATTTCATTACCCAGTTTATGGGAAGGTGTCAGGGAGAGAAGAGGCGGAGAAAGTCAGTACCAGCCCAAGCATCAATACGAAATCAACCACTGAGTCCAAAGCACTGGATTTGCTCCAGCAGCATGCCAGCCAGTATCGCAGCAAGTCTCCTGTTGTAAGGCTTCCTCTGTTGTTATTCAGGAGTGGTGCATTTGGAGATGTCTAAAGAACACCATTTTAAGAAGCATACGATCTGGCATCAAGTATTGAATACATAATGCTTCTTTGTATTACTGCTTAAAATCAGTTTCAAGTCATGATGTTTCTGTGACATAAATTAGAAGTGACACATGTAACAGGGTTCTTGTTCTCAGAGTCTGCCTAACTTAAATGAACAGACTTATGTGGAGCCTAGATTCAGAGATACCTCCTGGTGCACAGTTTATTGCAGTTGGTAGGAAGCTTctgtttggaaacagaaaacGAAATGGGAAGTTGAGCTGTGGGATTTGGTAAGATACCCTGCTTGTATTTGCCGTGAAGCCATATCTTCCAAACAGCAGATTATTAGTCCTCATCTATGAAGATTTCCAATGTTGGCACAAACACTAAGACTTTCAGACAAGTTGGTGCTGGTTTTAATTGCGAGCAAGTCACTGGCTTTCATTCTATTTTCAAAAGGTCTTTCTAGCTATTCAGACAGATTTGATCCTAGAGTGTTTAAAGAGGGCTGAGAAGTCTCTACATCAGTTTTTCACCAGCTTAAGTAGGTTGTTCATGCATTGGCAAGTCAGCCAAGCTTATGGGTATGTGAAATGGAAATCAGCATGGTGACTTCATCCTGCAGTTTGTTGTGCCAGAATCTCCGCTCATTGAATTCTTCTGTTGGGCAGATACACCAGCTTTATGTTAGAATCGAGTTCAATAATCCATTGAATTATTAGCTTCACCATTTGAATGCGGAAGGTCCTTGGCATTTAATGTTGgcaagtgttttcttttttgtaattgttGTTGAGATTTCcgtctttaaaaaaataataataataattaattaatctCACATCAGTTTTCTACCACCTTTTATTGCTAGCCCGTGGAAAAATCGGCAGCTGAGCGTGAACGGGAAGCAGAAAGGGAACGAGATCGTCATTCACCTTTTAGCCAGCGACATCTCCACACACACCATCACACACATGTTGGAATGGGTTACCCGCTTATACCTGGACAATATGACCCATTTCAAGGTGAGCAGAAGGTTTTGACTGATGAGATTAATTTGCCTTGTCAAGTTGTTGCTTTGACATTGCAAGTCATGCCTACATTAGGCATTTTGAATAGAGATCCCCTTGTTAAATCAAAAATGCATTACATTTAAGAAGAAAGTTTGGAAACTCACAACTAGGACTGAAAGTAAATGAATAGTCTCATGCCTGAAGAGATACCAGGTTTTGTTACCAAGACTGCTGCTTAGAATATTATTAAAGATGTACCAGTTAGGCTGTGTCACTTGTGTGCATGTCTTGATTACTGTTGCAAGTTGACGTTAACTGGATGAAAGacactgagaaacaaacaaCCTCCTTTTTATATAATTAGGATTGTGTAGGCAACGGAAGAAGTATAGCAAAGACAAAAGCTTTTTATAATGAGGATATTTTATGTACAAGGCATTGTAGTCACAAGGGTTTGAGCTTGTTATAATTCCAGTGTCTGAAAGAGAACTCTTTGTATTTTGTCAGATGCAGCGCATGAAGTTGCAATcagggaaaagcagcacagtgacaCATGACTCATTCTCTCTAGGTTTTATCCCAGTCTCTGACCGTTTTTCAGTGAGTCTGGATTCTAGTTGAATTAAAAGGAGGTTTCCTCCCATGCAGCAAAGTACGTGCTATCACAATTGCTGGCTAAAACAGCATTAATTCATTACGTTCACTTGGTGTCTCAGCagctatttttcctttgtaaaagtCTTGACATGTCTCAGTTTGATTCAGTGATGCCATATGCCTACGGGATGCATCATGCTTGTTCAGTAGGAAAACTATAAAATGGGAAGTCATTATGAGAGCATTGTATTCTGAGCAGCTGGCATGTCGTGTCTGTAATTGACGGTGACTTTTGGTACTTGTTGTTTCCTGGTACCTGTTACTTCTACTGAGCTTACTGTTTAGGAATTCATACAAACCATTTAGCAGCATGCAGTGCAGTACTTGAAAAGGAATACAATCAGTAgaaatgttgtattttcttgtaaaatatcTCTTAAGGACATTTCAGTATACTTAGAGGAAGGCACATAGCTCATACTAGCCAGGCTTCCTTAATGCTGTTGCCTGAAACATTTGCCATTGGTGTAATATTGACACCACACCATTTCCTAAtggtgctttctgtttgtttgccttAGCGATACTTCCTACTTTTTCTCACAAAGACCCATTAAAACCAGAAGTACATCAacattccttcatttcttctttccctcaggATTGACCTCTGCTGCCCTTGTTGCCACTCAGCAGGTGGCTGCGCAGGCATCTGCATCTGGTATGTTTCCTGCACAAAGAAGGTAAATAGCCAGTAAATCTTAAGTTATATATCTTaacacagagagaagaaagcaaacaatagATTTTATAACCTGATGGTTTGAACTTCCTTGTGTGAGGAGGAAATAAGGCTGGAGCTCTGGGATAATCATAGTTTTATTCTCATTGAGGTCACATTTTGTCctgttttgccttttaattATAAGGTAGTTGATGAACAGGGAACAAGTAGTCTGCCTTCTGAGATTTTCCATAAATTACAAGTATTGGTATTGTTAAGATAAAGTGATTCTGAAATTATAAGTTAAAATCCagttttatgtatgtatttatttgtttattaaaagGGATTAAAACTTCATGTTCAGTTACATCTGTGTCCTATGAGGAAAACTTTATGAGTCTATCTCATCTGGTTTGGCTGATTTTACTATCAGAGAGTTTTGCCTCTAGGTTTTACTAGGTTTTCAGTAAAGTTTACTCTCCAAGTGTCATCCTTATTTTTCAAGAAGGAAGAGACTTTTCTGTACAATAATGATCCCATTTCAGctgcaaagcacaaagcacCACAAACAGGGCTCTCTCGTTGCTGCCCTGTTAAGTCTTAAAGTTTGATTTATTAGTATTAGTACTATAAAGTTCTGTGGTTATGGTTGTCTTTCTGAAAGCTGACTCTGAACACAAATGGGCATGTAAAGCTCTCAGCTGAAATTATTTGAATAAGAAAGGTTGCTAGGTCAGAAAGGTCTGGTGCACACTAGGGTTTCAATGTTAGTGCTTTTTACCTGCTAATATGTTCCTGgcaggggaaggaagaggaCGTGGCTTGGATGTCTTTCCTGCTTGGGTTTGAGAGTGCTGTGcagatttcatttcacagtttATCCGAGGTGCAgaaaatgttaggaaaaaagaacagcacatACTAAAAcgttcttctttctcttttcagagaatGATGAGTTTGGAGATGTACATTGTCATGTGACTGGATCACATGAGGAAGCGCTTTATTACAGACATCAGTTCCATGGTGTTAATTTGAGATGCCTTAATGGCAGGCAAAAACcagtcatttcatttttgtaaattgCAGATTTTATCACAGAGTAACAAATGTTGCTGTAATtagacttctgtttttatatatatatatgcgtatatatatatacatatatatataaaaatatatatatattctttactttttttgtatCAATAACCAGGCTCACACACAGGGTCTGCTGCTAAGTTGCAAACCACCTAGTAAAAGGAGAAATGTATTTGTCATGTTTAGAAAGTGTTAACCACAAAaggttgtttgtttcttttctcttcttctgtttcctttttttttttttcctttcaaattgtaaataaataatgttatGTATCAGTGTGCCTGAACCTTGCGTACCCTTCTGATATTTCCCACAAGCTCTCAGAGAGGCTAACTGTGATGACACTTTGGTACAATGTAGATGTCTATTTGGTGGCTTCTATTAAGATGCATCAGTGTAAAATGTTACTGTATTCGCTGTTTCATTGTAATTGTGTATTGTGAAAAATATACCTTTGGAAGGCATGGGGATCTTAGTACCACAAAAACTGTGTTGTACATAATGtaaaatttttaaatggaaaataatgagCATCTGTGAAtaatgaaatgtcttttttgaTAATCTTGAATGGCAGATAACCAATAGCCTGCATAACAG from Lagopus muta isolate bLagMut1 chromosome Z, bLagMut1 primary, whole genome shotgun sequence carries:
- the ZNF608 gene encoding zinc finger protein 608 isoform X2; this encodes MSLNTSSTGKGVDPNTVDTYDSGDDWEIGVGNLIIDLDADLEKDRQKFEMNNSTNTTSSSSTSSKDCGALASSGANTTSALADGLKFASVQPSAPQGNSSHKETTKSKVKRSKTSKDSNKSLPSAALYGIPEIGSAGKRQEVQGRPGEATGMNSALGQSVSGNPNGNNNSTSSTTAIASCGKNKEEKPCKSQGSRGAKRDKDAGKSRKDKQHDVQLGPPSGPGGGGGGQGPSGHLYGYGSKGSGGSGSPFHCTAATGEVSKGAPDSGLMGNSILVKKEEEEEESHRRVKKLKTEKVDPLFTVPAPPPPISSSITPQILPSYFSPSSSNIAAPVEQLLVRTRSVGVNTYEVGVVTEPECLGPCEPGTSVNLEGIVWHETEEGVLVVNVTWRNKTYVGTLLDCTKHDWAPPRFCESPTSDLEMRGGRGRGKRARSAATVAIPGNDTSFTESRGLQSKNRGGANGKGRRGSLNSSGRRTPPNCSVDEVKASPSSTNKRKTKPPMELDLNSSSEDSKCGKRVRTNSRSTPTTPQGKPEATFLDQGCSSPVLIDCPHPNCNKKYKHINGLRYHQAHAHLDPENKLEFEPDSEDKISDCEEPLSNAALECSEASTNLPGFDPLKAPTSPSSVTTPGTPKGKREPTSNGTSSVISSKTGKNSGKKKGLNSELNSLPVISNMSATLDNCSVTDGNLQTEMPKLEAEGLIDKKSLSDKGKKANNCKVDKNISKLKTARPIAPTPAPAPPQLIAIPSTAFTTSTTGTIPGLPSLTTTVVQATPKSPPLKPIQPKPTIMGEPSTVNPALTSLKDKKRREKRKLKDKESKESGSPKMDSKLGKLEDSKGSGKDLSGHFLKDHLNKNEVLANGLSESQESRMASIKAEADKVYTFTDNAPSPSIGSASRMECSTLVNGQSSMAPLHVLTQNGADSAAAKTNSPAYSDISDAADDGGSDSRSEGVRSKASSPSDIISNKDSVVKVHSSTASQSAQAKESHSPYYHGYDPYYSPSYMQSGQVSAPAAGNCSTPQGLKIKKEADEEAEKKEKGEPSEAKKNESGSSNLQPQHQSVITQRHPALAQSLYYGQYAYGLYMDQKSLMASNPAYRQQYEKYYEDQRLAEQKLVQTGRDCERKNEPPLKEIGKDDKQKNIPSATISKAPSTPELSKNNTKIGSLVPSKGEETSKSQILSNHQQQLQSDSFKAKQMENHQLIKEAVEMKSVMDSMKQTGVDPTTRFKQDPDTRTWHHYVYQPKYLDQQKSEELDRDKKLKEDSPRKTPNKESSLPNLPVSLASIKEEPKEVKRSDSQSVDESKIKNDDRKTPVNWKDSRGARVAVSSPMSQHQSYIQYLHAYPYPQMYDPNHPAYRAVSPVLMHSYPGAYLSPGFHYPVYGKVSGREEAEKVSTSPSINTKSTTESKALDLLQQHASQYRSKSPVPVEKSAAEREREAERERDRHSPFSQRHLHTHHHTHVGMGYPLIPGQYDPFQGLTSAALVATQQVAAQASASGMFPAQRRVN
- the ZNF608 gene encoding zinc finger protein 608 isoform X3, whose amino-acid sequence is MSLNTSSTGKGVDPNTVDTYDSGDDWEIGVGNLIIDLDADLEKDRQKFEMNNSTNTTSSSSTSSKDCGALASSGANTTSALADGLKFASVQPSAPQGNSSHKETTKSKVKRSKTSKDSNKSLPSAALYGIPEIGSAGKRQEVQGRPGEATGMNSALGQSVSGNPNGNNNSTSSTTAIASCGKNKEEKPCKSQGSRGAKRDKDAGKSRKDKQHDVQLGPPSGPGGGGGGQGPSGHLYGYGSKGSGGSGSPFHCTAATGEVSKGAPDSGLMGNSILVKKEEEEEESHRRVKKLKTEKVDPLFTVPAPPPPISSSITPQILPSYFSPSSSNIAAPVEQLLVRTRSVGVNTYEVGVVTEPECLGPCEPGTSVNLEGIVWHETEEGVLVVNVTWRNKTYVGTLLDCTKHDWAPPRFCESPTSDLEMRGGRGRGKRARSAATVAIPGNDTSFTESRGLQSKNRGGANGKGRRGSLNSSGRRTPPNCSVDEVKASPSSTNKRKTKPPMELDLNSSSEDSKCGKRVRTNSRSTPTTPQGKPEATFLDQGCSSPVLIDCPHPNCNKKYKHINGLRYHQAHAHLDPENKLEFEPDSEDKISDCEEPLSNAALECSEASTNLPGFDPLKAPTSPSSVTTPGTPKGKREPTSNGTSSVISSKTGKNSGKKKGLNSELNSLPVISNMSATLDNCSVTDGNLQTEMPKLEAEGLIDKKSLSDKGKKANNCKVDKNISKLKTARPIAPTPAPAPPQLIAIPSTAFTTSTTGTIPGLPSLTTTVVQATPKSPPLKPIQPKPTIMGEPSTVNPALTSLKDKKRREKRKLKDKESKESGSPKMDSKLGKLEDSKGSGKDLSGHFLKDHLNKNEVLANGLSESQESRMASIKAEADKVYTFTDNAPSPSIGSASRMECSTLVNGQSSMAPLHVLTQNGADSAAAKTNSPAYSDISDAADDGGSDSRSEGVRSKASSPSDIISNKDSVVKVHSSTASQSAQAKESHSPYYHGYDPYYSPSYMQSGQVSAPAAGNCSTPQGLKIKKEADEEAEKKEKGEPSEAKKNESGSSNLQPQHQSVITQRHPALAQSLYYGQYAYGLYMDQKSLMASNPAYRQQYEKYYEDQRLAEQKLVQTGRDCERKNEPPLKEIGKDDKQKNIPSATISKAPSTPELSKNNTKIGSLVPSKGEETSKSQILSNHQQQLQSDSFKAKQMENHQLIKEAVEMKSVMDSMKQTGVDPTTRFKQDPDTRTWHHYVYQPKYLDQQKSEELDRDKKLKEDSPRKTPNKESSLPNLPVSLASIKEEPKEVKRSDSQSVDESKIKNDDRKTPVNWKDSRGARVAVSSPMSQHQSYIQYLHAYPYPQMYDPNHPAYRAVSPVLMHSYPGAYLSPGFHYPVYGKVSGREEAEKVSTSPSINTKSTTESKALDLLQQHASQYRSKSPVPVEKSAAEREREAERERDRHSPFSQRHLHTHHHTHVGMGYPLIPGQYDPFQGLTSAALVATQQVAAQASASGMFPAQRRE